The Gemmatimonadales bacterium genome has a window encoding:
- a CDS encoding M23 family metallopeptidase → MRRAAHLLGLGLLLPVSSVAQSAPPHPPRVAVRPAHPARASLVWIVVRPARRDSILALDGEASGEPLHFEWHRGAFRSLAGISLDGGDSLAVTLIITRPGETDTSVTHLAVGQPVYPSERLTVAPRFVQPDGATQARIDSEVAEARGLAREAHSTPRLWRAPFRAPRPGKVTSRFGTAREFNGAVTTRHLGTDFAGRVGAPVRASNRGVVGLVAHFYLAGQAVYLDHGAGLVTGYFHLSRIDVARGDTVAAGQVIGAVGRTGRATGPHLHWIARYGGITIDPTTLLTLPPIPK, encoded by the coding sequence GTGAGGCGAGCCGCACACCTGCTCGGGCTCGGCCTGCTGCTGCCGGTCTCGAGCGTCGCGCAATCAGCACCACCCCACCCGCCCCGCGTCGCCGTTCGACCCGCGCACCCGGCCCGCGCCTCGCTGGTGTGGATCGTCGTCCGCCCGGCGCGACGCGACAGCATCCTGGCGCTCGACGGGGAAGCCTCGGGCGAGCCGCTCCACTTCGAGTGGCATCGTGGCGCGTTTCGGTCGCTCGCCGGCATCTCGCTCGACGGCGGGGACTCGCTGGCGGTCACGCTGATCATCACCCGGCCCGGCGAGACCGACACCAGCGTCACTCACCTGGCGGTCGGCCAGCCGGTGTACCCCAGCGAACGGCTCACGGTGGCGCCGAGATTCGTCCAGCCTGACGGCGCGACGCAGGCTCGGATCGATTCGGAGGTCGCTGAGGCGCGCGGGCTGGCGCGGGAGGCACATTCGACGCCGCGTCTCTGGCGCGCGCCGTTCCGGGCTCCGCGCCCGGGCAAGGTCACCAGCCGGTTCGGCACCGCGCGCGAGTTCAACGGCGCAGTGACGACCCGCCATCTCGGCACCGACTTCGCGGGCCGGGTTGGCGCGCCGGTCCGAGCGTCCAATCGGGGTGTCGTGGGATTGGTGGCACACTTCTACCTGGCGGGACAGGCGGTCTATCTGGATCATGGCGCGGGCCTGGTAACCGGGTACTTCCACCTGAGCCGGATCGACGTGGCCCGGGGCGATACCGTGGCGGCGGGACAGGTGATCGGTGCCGTCGGCCGGACTGGAAGAGCCACGGGGCCGCATCTTCACTGGATCGCGAGATACGGCGGCATCACCATCGACCCGACGACGCTCCTCACGCTGCCGCCCATCCCGAAATAA
- the gatB gene encoding Asp-tRNA(Asn)/Glu-tRNA(Gln) amidotransferase subunit GatB, producing MSWETVVGLEVHVQLRTRTKMFCGCRTTFGDPPNTNVCPTCLGLPGALPVPNAQAVRLGARAALALGCSVRGRSVFARKNYFYPDLPKGYQISQFDQPLAAGGRVALESPERGRIEVGITRLHLEEDAGKLVHDRFPAKTAVDLNRAGIPLAEIVSEPDMRSPAEARAYLVALRQILVYAGVSDCSMEQGSLRVDANISVRRPGESRLGTKTEVKNLNSFANVERALEAERVRQIALLESGERVSQVTLLFNAGSGQVKPLRSKEESHDYRYFPDPDLPPLSLSAEWIADQRAELPELPDARRARLEIAFGIPAYDARVLTSEVALADYFESVAAVGVDPKTAANWVMGDVMSSYNERGTFPVSAERLAGLIALVRDGVLSHQAAKRVYAELATSPGEEPKAVAERLGLVQVSDQGALAGWVDEVLAAHRSEVERYRGGEAKLMGFFVGQVMKRSKGKADPKAVQPVLQEKLLSR from the coding sequence ATGAGCTGGGAAACGGTCGTCGGGCTCGAAGTTCACGTGCAGCTCCGCACCCGCACCAAGATGTTCTGCGGCTGCCGGACCACCTTCGGTGATCCGCCGAACACCAACGTCTGTCCCACCTGCCTGGGCCTGCCCGGCGCGCTGCCGGTGCCCAACGCGCAGGCTGTCCGCCTGGGCGCGCGCGCCGCGTTGGCGCTGGGGTGCAGCGTGCGCGGACGCAGCGTCTTCGCGCGGAAGAACTACTTCTATCCCGACCTCCCCAAGGGGTACCAGATCTCCCAGTTCGACCAGCCGCTCGCCGCCGGCGGACGGGTCGCGCTCGAGTCTCCCGAGCGAGGACGGATCGAGGTGGGCATCACCCGGCTGCACCTGGAGGAAGACGCGGGCAAGCTGGTGCACGACCGGTTCCCGGCCAAGACCGCGGTCGATCTCAATCGCGCGGGCATCCCGCTGGCCGAGATCGTGAGCGAGCCCGACATGCGCTCCCCCGCCGAGGCGCGCGCCTACCTCGTGGCGCTTCGGCAGATCCTGGTCTACGCCGGTGTGAGCGATTGCAGCATGGAGCAGGGGAGCCTCCGGGTGGACGCCAACATCTCCGTGCGGCGCCCGGGCGAGTCCCGGCTCGGCACCAAGACCGAGGTGAAGAACCTCAACTCCTTCGCCAACGTCGAGCGCGCGCTGGAGGCCGAGCGAGTGCGCCAGATCGCGCTGCTCGAGAGCGGTGAGCGGGTATCGCAAGTGACCCTGCTCTTCAACGCGGGCAGCGGTCAGGTGAAGCCGCTCCGATCCAAGGAAGAGAGCCACGACTACCGCTACTTCCCCGATCCCGATCTCCCTCCGCTGTCGCTGTCAGCCGAGTGGATTGCCGACCAGCGCGCCGAGTTGCCCGAGCTGCCTGACGCGCGGCGCGCCCGGCTGGAGATCGCCTTCGGCATCCCGGCGTACGACGCGCGAGTGCTGACCAGCGAGGTGGCCCTGGCGGACTACTTCGAGTCCGTGGCCGCGGTGGGGGTGGATCCCAAGACCGCTGCCAACTGGGTCATGGGCGACGTGATGTCGAGCTACAACGAGCGCGGCACCTTCCCGGTCTCGGCCGAGCGACTGGCAGGACTGATTGCGCTGGTGCGCGACGGCGTGCTCAGCCATCAAGCGGCCAAGCGGGTGTATGCCGAGCTCGCCACATCGCCGGGCGAGGAGCCCAAGGCGGTGGCCGAACGGCTCGGCCTGGTCCAGGTGAGCGACCAAGGCGCGCTCGCGGGCTGGGTGGACGAGGTGCTGGCCGCCCATCGGTCCGAGGTGGAGCGGTACCGCGGCGGCGAGGCCAAGCTCATGGGCTTCTTCGTCGGCCAGGTCATGAAGCGAAGCAAGGGGAAGGCCGACCCCAAGGCGGTCCAGCCTGTGTTGCAGGAGAAACTGCTGAGCCGCTGA
- the gatA gene encoding Asp-tRNA(Asn)/Glu-tRNA(Gln) amidotransferase subunit GatA yields the protein MSAGATAARETGARLAAADARGLNATLHWSQELLDAEGARIDAMERPGPLAALPIALKDNIVTIEQPTTCGSRILEGYLSPYDATAVRRLRAAGALVACKANMDEFAMGSSTEHSAFGRVKHPIDPARVPGGSSGGSAALVAAGVVPAALGSETGGSVRQPASFCGVVGVKPSYGRVSRYGLVAFGSSLDCISAFGRTVDDAARVLSAMSGHDPLDATTIDHPPMAVPAARPDLKGLRIGLPREYFPADLDPGVAAGLERTKEAAADLGAELCEVSLPHSQYAVPTYYIIAPAEAAANLARYDGVRYGPRKLGPGGDIRALYQATRGEGFGAEVRRRILVGTYVLSVGYYDAYYRKAQRVRALIADDFRRAFASGIDLLLTPTTPTPAFRAGEKTEDPVAMYLADIFVCAISLAGLPALSLPVGLTGGLPVGAQLIAPFFQDDRLLAAAATLERVIPAGREVR from the coding sequence GTGAGCGCCGGCGCCACCGCCGCACGCGAGACCGGCGCCCGGCTCGCCGCCGCCGATGCGCGCGGGCTCAACGCGACCCTGCACTGGTCGCAGGAGCTGCTCGACGCCGAGGGCGCCCGGATCGACGCGATGGAGCGGCCTGGACCATTGGCAGCGCTGCCGATCGCCCTCAAAGACAACATCGTCACCATCGAGCAGCCGACCACCTGCGGCTCGCGGATCCTGGAAGGCTATCTCTCGCCGTACGACGCGACGGCCGTGCGGCGGCTTCGAGCCGCCGGTGCGCTGGTGGCCTGCAAGGCCAACATGGACGAGTTCGCCATGGGCTCGTCCACCGAGCACTCCGCCTTCGGACGGGTGAAGCATCCAATCGATCCGGCGCGGGTGCCCGGCGGCTCCTCTGGCGGCTCCGCCGCCCTGGTAGCCGCCGGTGTGGTGCCCGCCGCGCTCGGCTCGGAGACCGGTGGGTCGGTGCGCCAGCCGGCCAGCTTCTGCGGAGTGGTCGGCGTGAAGCCGAGCTACGGGCGAGTGAGCCGCTATGGTCTGGTGGCATTCGGCTCCTCGCTCGACTGTATCTCCGCGTTCGGGCGCACGGTGGACGATGCGGCCCGGGTGTTGAGCGCCATGAGCGGTCACGATCCGCTCGACGCCACCACCATCGACCACCCGCCGATGGCAGTCCCGGCGGCGCGGCCCGATCTCAAGGGCCTCCGGATAGGGCTGCCGCGGGAGTACTTCCCGGCGGACCTCGACCCGGGGGTGGCCGCAGGCCTCGAGCGCACCAAGGAGGCGGCGGCCGATCTTGGGGCCGAGCTCTGCGAGGTGTCGCTGCCCCATTCGCAGTACGCGGTACCGACCTATTACATCATCGCGCCGGCCGAGGCAGCCGCCAATCTGGCCCGGTACGACGGCGTCCGCTACGGGCCTCGGAAGCTGGGTCCCGGCGGCGACATCCGTGCCCTGTATCAGGCCACCCGGGGCGAGGGCTTCGGGGCCGAGGTGCGCCGACGCATCCTGGTCGGCACCTACGTGCTCAGCGTTGGCTATTACGACGCATACTATAGAAAGGCGCAGCGGGTCCGGGCGCTCATCGCCGATGACTTTCGGCGCGCCTTCGCCTCCGGCATCGACCTGCTGCTCACGCCCACCACGCCGACCCCCGCCTTCCGCGCGGGGGAGAAAACGGAAGATCCGGTCGCCATGTATCTGGCCGACATCTTCGTCTGCGCCATCAGCCTGGCGGGGCTGCCGGCGTTGAGTCTTCCTGTGGGCCTGACCGGAGGACTGCCGGTCGGCGCCCAGCTCATCGCGCCGTTCTTCCAGGACGACCGGCTCCTGGCCGCCGCCGCCACGCTGGAGCGGGTCATCCCGGCGGGCCGGGAGGTACGCTGA